From a single Rutidosis leptorrhynchoides isolate AG116_Rl617_1_P2 chromosome 5, CSIRO_AGI_Rlap_v1, whole genome shotgun sequence genomic region:
- the LOC139849577 gene encoding uncharacterized protein: MTSIFQTFNKNNSLPISHTTQQGPSPPETAGMRRRNSFTLSSDSFPIQRPTISSTTAWALRSSKSVSSMGESASTSVKSWWDQGWAWILSRKPVFAQDLEMNHEETCVLGSQNKGSWRHIIYKFRSEIRKLVKSDQPGLPQTIRSNSLKSSAI; encoded by the coding sequence ATGACATCCATATTCCAAACCTTCAACAAAAACAATTCTCTCCCAATTTCTCACACCACACAACAAGGTCCATCGCCGCCCGAGACGGCAGGAATGCGACGTAGAAATTCATTCACTTTATCATCTGATTCATTTCCGATCCAACGGCCGACAATCTCCAGCACGACTGCATGGGCGCTACGCAGTTCCAAATCTGTGTCTTCAATGGGTGAGTCAGCATCCACGTCAGTTAAAAGCTGGTGGGACCAAGGCTGGGCTTGGATCCTTTCTAGGAAACCAGTTTTTGCACAAGATCTTGAAATGAACCATGAAGAAACTTGTGTTCTTGGTTCTCAGAATAAAGGTAGTTGGAGACACATTATTTATAAGTTCAGATCCGAGATCCGGAAGCTTGTCAAGTCGGATCAACCCGGACTTCCTCAAACTATCCGTTCCAATTCATTAAAGTCATCTGCCATTTGA